A genome region from Streptomyces antimycoticus includes the following:
- a CDS encoding LLM class flavin-dependent oxidoreductase, protein MRVSTVILPVYRWSERGREIWQRAEELGFHAAYTYDHLSWRSFRDGPWFGAVPTLTAAAAATSRLRLGTLVTSPNFRHPVTLAKELITLDDVSGGRITLGIGAGGSGFDATALLRGAEEPWSPRERADRFGEFVELLDRLLTHDVVTHEGTHYSAHEVRNIPGCVQRPRLPFAVAATGPRGLRLAARYGQGWVTTGDPKISETGTPADSLAAIAGQIERLGQACAEAGRDTGELDKIMLTGFTPEATGPLSSVDAFVDFAGRHAELGIDEIVLHWPIPDSIFAADLATFEKIATEGAAQLAG, encoded by the coding sequence ATGCGAGTGAGCACCGTGATCCTGCCCGTCTACCGCTGGTCCGAGCGCGGCCGGGAGATATGGCAGCGCGCCGAGGAGCTGGGTTTCCACGCGGCGTACACCTATGACCACCTGTCCTGGCGCAGCTTTCGCGACGGGCCCTGGTTCGGGGCGGTCCCCACGCTGACGGCGGCCGCGGCGGCGACCTCCCGGCTGCGGCTGGGCACCCTGGTCACCTCCCCGAACTTCCGGCATCCGGTGACGCTGGCCAAGGAGCTGATCACGCTGGACGACGTGTCCGGCGGGCGGATCACCCTCGGCATCGGCGCGGGCGGTTCCGGCTTCGACGCGACGGCGCTGCTGCGGGGCGCCGAGGAGCCGTGGTCGCCCCGCGAGCGGGCAGACCGCTTCGGTGAGTTCGTCGAGCTGCTCGACCGGCTGCTGACGCACGATGTGGTGACGCACGAGGGCACCCACTACAGCGCCCACGAGGTGCGCAACATCCCCGGCTGTGTGCAGCGGCCGAGGTTGCCGTTCGCGGTGGCCGCCACCGGTCCGCGCGGGCTGCGGCTCGCGGCGCGATACGGCCAGGGGTGGGTGACCACGGGCGACCCGAAGATCTCCGAGACCGGCACCCCGGCCGATTCGCTGGCCGCCATCGCCGGTCAGATCGAGCGGCTGGGCCAGGCGTGCGCGGAGGCCGGACGGGACACCGGCGAGCTCGACAAGATCATGCTCACCGGTTTCACCCCGGAGGCCACAGGGCCGCTGAGCTCGGTGGACGCCTTCGTGGACTTCGCGGGACGCCATGCCGAGCTGGGCATCGACGAGATCGTGCTGCACTGGCCGATCCCCGATTCGATCTTCGCGGCCGACCTCGCGACCTTCGAGAAGATCGCCACGGAGGGCGCGGCACAGCTCGCCGGGTAG
- a CDS encoding HAD hydrolase family protein, which yields MVAVTPATERPNTPAPEPSRPAPARPRLIATDLDGTLLQNDKTVSDRTVAALAAAERAGIEVFFVTGRPARWMDVVSAHVHGHGLAICANGAAVVDLHRGGLPIEVRPLAADQALAVVEALRGAAPGTSFAVERSGGIFYEPQYPPFHLDPGAIVAPAEKLLHDGFAHADMPVLKLLAHHPELAPDAFLQLARSVAGDYGDFTRSSPSALLEVSGLGVSKASTLARCCAERGISAAEVVAFGDMPNDLEMLMWAGTSYAMANAHPEVLAATTHRTGANTEDGVAAVIERIVERILAG from the coding sequence ATGGTTGCCGTGACCCCTGCGACCGAGCGGCCGAACACCCCGGCCCCAGAGCCTTCCCGCCCCGCCCCGGCCCGGCCCCGGCTGATCGCCACCGACCTCGACGGCACCCTGCTGCAGAACGACAAGACGGTCTCCGACCGCACCGTGGCAGCGCTCGCGGCGGCCGAGCGGGCGGGCATCGAGGTGTTCTTCGTCACCGGCCGCCCGGCCCGTTGGATGGACGTCGTCAGCGCCCATGTGCACGGCCACGGCCTGGCGATCTGCGCCAACGGCGCCGCCGTGGTCGATCTGCACCGGGGCGGGCTGCCGATCGAGGTCCGCCCGCTCGCCGCCGACCAGGCCCTCGCCGTCGTCGAGGCGCTGCGCGGGGCGGCCCCCGGCACGTCCTTCGCGGTCGAGCGCAGCGGCGGGATCTTCTACGAGCCGCAGTACCCGCCGTTCCACCTCGACCCGGGCGCGATCGTCGCCCCCGCCGAGAAGCTGCTGCACGACGGATTCGCGCACGCCGACATGCCGGTCCTCAAGCTGCTCGCCCACCACCCCGAGCTGGCGCCCGACGCCTTCCTGCAACTGGCCCGCTCGGTGGCAGGAGACTACGGCGACTTCACCCGCTCCAGTCCGTCCGCCCTGCTGGAGGTCAGCGGGCTCGGGGTCAGCAAGGCCAGCACGCTGGCCCGGTGCTGTGCCGAGCGCGGGATCTCCGCCGCGGAGGTCGTGGCGTTCGGCGACATGCCCAATGACCTGGAGATGCTGATGTGGGCGGGCACCTCCTACGCGATGGCCAACGCCCATCCGGAGGTGCTCGCCGCGACCACCCACCGCACGGGCGCCAACACCGAGGACGGCGTCGCCGCCGTCATCGAGCGGATCGTCGAGCGGATCCTGGCGGGCTGA
- the cydD gene encoding thiol reductant ABC exporter subunit CydD: MKPIDPRLLRYARATRFFLVASVALGLAGAGLVIAQAMLIAEIVVGAFQRGEDVGALTLPLGLLALVAVGRAAVSWLTELAAHRAGAAVKSELRLRLVERAVRLGPSWLDSQRTGELTTLATRGIDALDDYFARYLPQLGLAVVVPVAVLARIVTADWISALIIVATLPLIPLFMMLIGWATQSRMDRQWRLLSRLSGHFLDVVAGLPTLKVFGRAKAQAASIRASTADYRRATLKTLRLAFLSSLALELLSTVSVALVAVDIGMRLVHGEMDLFTGLVVLVLAPEAYLPLRQVGAQYHAAAEGLAAADGVFAVLEREPSNTGGSPSPDARAAPDARSAALTLDGLVVRHPGRSEPSLARTSFEIRPGETVAVVGPSGAGKSTLLNAVLGFTTPDEGRVLIGGRDLAALDPESWRRQIAWVPQRPYLFAGTIAENVRLARPDADDAAVRAALRDADALRFVSALPDGIEARLGEMGAGLSAGQRQRIALARAFLADRPVLLLDEPTANLDGETEASVVEAVRRLAEGRTVLLVVHRPALLPLADRVLRLPGPDASGALDLLPDASGGPGLLPDASGGPSHLPAASGGPGLLPAASGGPGLLPDASGGSALLPAAGRELAVGGVRPGPTVSLRPVTAPGGPVPSRRSAARPRRGALARVRGAARGGRGRFGLALLLGSLALLSAVGLMAVSGWLISRAAQHPPVLYLMVAVTATRAFGIGRAVFRYAERLVSHDAVLRVLAELRVAVYRRLERLAPAGLGRTRRGDLLSRLVADVDAVQDYFLRWLLPVGTALTVGVASVGFLTWVLPEAGAVLAAGLLVAGVAVPLVSGALARRAERRLAPARGALSAQVVDLLAGAAELTVAGALPRRLDAVRRADGVLTRIARRAAAAAGTGAGLSALVCGLTVAAAAWVGVPAVADGRIHGVWLAVVVLTPLAAFEAVAGLPLAVQHRQRVRRAAERVYEVLDEPLPVREPDEARREEAPGAPYPLVLRGITARHPGQCAPALDGFGLELRPGRRVAVVGPSGAGKSTLAQVLLRFLDIEGGTYTLAGRDAAALDGDAVRRLVGLCAQDAHVFDSSLRENLRLARPDASDDELRAALAGARLLDWVDGLPDGLDTLVGEQGARLSGGQRQRLALARALLADFPVLVLDEPAEHLDLPTADALTADLLSATQGRTTVLITHRLAGLDAVDEVIVLDGGRAVQRGTYEELASADGPFRRMLERETAEDGALEGGVLVAAGHLSAGHLGAG, encoded by the coding sequence GTGAAACCAATCGATCCCCGGCTGCTGCGGTACGCACGGGCCACCCGGTTCTTCCTGGTCGCCTCCGTGGCGCTGGGCCTGGCCGGAGCGGGTCTGGTCATCGCGCAGGCGATGCTGATCGCCGAAATCGTGGTGGGTGCCTTCCAGCGGGGCGAGGACGTGGGGGCGCTGACGCTCCCGCTGGGGTTGCTGGCGCTGGTCGCCGTCGGCCGGGCGGCCGTCTCCTGGCTGACCGAGCTGGCCGCCCATCGGGCCGGTGCGGCGGTCAAGTCGGAGCTGCGGCTGCGGCTGGTGGAACGGGCCGTGCGGCTCGGCCCGAGCTGGCTGGACTCCCAGCGGACCGGTGAGCTCACCACCCTCGCCACCCGGGGCATCGACGCGCTGGACGACTACTTCGCGCGCTATCTGCCCCAGTTGGGGCTGGCCGTGGTGGTGCCGGTGGCGGTGCTCGCCCGGATCGTCACCGCGGACTGGATCTCCGCGCTGATCATCGTCGCCACCCTGCCGCTGATCCCGCTGTTCATGATGCTCATCGGCTGGGCCACCCAGTCCCGGATGGACCGCCAGTGGCGGTTGCTGTCCCGGCTGTCCGGGCACTTCCTCGATGTCGTCGCCGGACTGCCGACCCTCAAGGTCTTCGGCCGGGCGAAGGCCCAGGCCGCCTCGATCCGCGCGAGCACGGCCGACTACCGGCGGGCCACGCTCAAGACGCTGCGGCTGGCCTTTCTGTCCTCCCTGGCCCTGGAACTGCTCTCCACCGTGTCGGTCGCCCTGGTCGCGGTCGACATCGGCATGCGGCTGGTGCACGGCGAGATGGACCTCTTCACCGGGCTGGTGGTGCTGGTACTCGCCCCCGAGGCGTATCTGCCACTGCGGCAGGTGGGCGCGCAGTACCACGCGGCGGCGGAGGGGCTGGCGGCGGCGGACGGAGTGTTCGCGGTGCTGGAGCGCGAGCCCTCGAACACGGGCGGCTCGCCGTCCCCCGATGCCCGGGCGGCCCCCGATGCCCGGAGCGCCGCACTCACGCTGGACGGGCTGGTGGTCCGCCACCCCGGGCGCAGCGAACCGTCCCTCGCCCGGACCTCGTTCGAGATCCGGCCGGGGGAGACGGTCGCCGTCGTGGGTCCCAGCGGTGCCGGGAAGTCGACGCTGCTGAACGCCGTGCTGGGCTTCACGACACCGGACGAGGGCCGGGTGCTGATCGGAGGCCGCGACCTGGCCGCGCTGGACCCGGAGAGCTGGCGGCGCCAGATCGCCTGGGTGCCCCAGCGCCCGTATCTCTTCGCCGGGACGATCGCGGAGAACGTCCGGCTGGCCCGGCCGGACGCCGATGACGCGGCGGTACGGGCCGCCCTGCGGGACGCGGACGCGCTGCGCTTCGTCTCCGCGCTGCCGGACGGGATCGAAGCCCGGCTCGGCGAGATGGGCGCCGGGCTCTCCGCGGGCCAGCGGCAGCGGATCGCCCTGGCGCGCGCCTTCCTGGCCGACCGGCCGGTGCTGCTGCTGGACGAGCCGACGGCGAATCTGGACGGTGAGACGGAGGCGTCGGTGGTGGAGGCGGTGCGGCGGCTGGCCGAGGGCCGCACGGTGCTGCTGGTGGTCCACCGCCCGGCGCTGCTTCCACTGGCTGACCGCGTGCTGCGGCTGCCGGGGCCGGACGCTTCTGGTGCGCTGGACCTCCTGCCCGATGCTTCTGGTGGACCGGGCCTCTTGCCCGATGCTTCTGGTGGACCAAGCCACCTGCCGGCCGCTTCTGGTGGTCCGGGCCTCTTGCCGGCCGCTTCTGGTGGACCGGGCCTTCTGCCCGATGCTTCCGGTGGATCTGCCCTCCTGCCCGCCGCTGGGCGCGAGTTGGCGGTGGGCGGCGTGCGCCCGGGGCCGACCGTCTCTCTCCGGCCCGTGACCGCGCCGGGCGGACCGGTCCCGTCGCGTCGCTCGGCCGCACGTCCGCGCCGGGGCGCGCTGGCTCGGGTGCGGGGCGCCGCACGTGGCGGGCGGGGCCGGTTCGGTCTGGCGCTGCTGCTCGGGAGCCTGGCCCTGCTGAGTGCGGTCGGGCTGATGGCCGTCTCCGGTTGGCTGATCTCCCGGGCCGCACAGCATCCACCCGTCCTCTATCTGATGGTGGCGGTCACCGCGACCCGGGCGTTCGGGATCGGCCGGGCCGTCTTCCGCTACGCCGAGCGCCTGGTCTCGCATGACGCCGTACTGCGGGTGCTGGCCGAGCTGAGGGTCGCCGTCTACCGGCGGCTCGAGCGGCTGGCGCCCGCGGGGCTCGGCCGGACGCGCCGCGGCGATCTGCTCTCCCGGCTGGTGGCCGATGTGGACGCCGTCCAGGACTACTTCCTGCGCTGGCTGCTGCCGGTCGGCACCGCGCTGACCGTCGGTGTGGCCTCGGTGGGCTTCCTCACCTGGGTGCTGCCCGAGGCCGGGGCCGTGCTGGCGGCGGGGCTGCTGGTGGCGGGGGTCGCGGTGCCCCTCGTGTCCGGGGCGCTCGCACGGCGGGCGGAGCGCCGACTGGCACCGGCGCGCGGTGCCCTGTCGGCGCAGGTCGTCGATCTGCTCGCGGGGGCCGCCGAGTTGACCGTCGCGGGCGCGCTGCCGCGCCGGCTGGACGCGGTGCGCCGGGCCGATGGGGTGCTCACCCGGATCGCCCGGCGGGCCGCGGCCGCCGCCGGTACCGGTGCCGGGCTGTCCGCACTGGTCTGCGGGCTGACCGTGGCGGCCGCGGCATGGGTGGGGGTGCCGGCCGTGGCGGACGGCCGGATCCACGGGGTGTGGCTGGCGGTCGTGGTGCTGACCCCGCTCGCCGCCTTCGAGGCCGTCGCGGGGCTGCCGCTCGCGGTGCAGCACCGGCAGCGCGTGCGGCGGGCCGCGGAGCGGGTGTACGAGGTGCTGGACGAGCCGCTTCCGGTGCGTGAGCCCGACGAGGCGCGGCGCGAGGAGGCGCCCGGTGCGCCGTATCCGCTGGTGCTGCGCGGGATCACCGCCCGTCACCCCGGGCAGTGTGCCCCCGCGCTGGACGGGTTCGGCCTGGAGCTGCGGCCGGGCCGCCGGGTCGCGGTCGTCGGCCCGTCGGGGGCGGGCAAGAGCACGCTCGCCCAGGTGCTGCTCCGCTTCCTGGACATCGAGGGCGGCACCTACACCCTGGCGGGCCGGGACGCCGCCGCCCTGGACGGGGACGCGGTGCGGCGACTCGTCGGTCTCTGCGCCCAGGACGCCCATGTCTTCGACAGCTCGCTGCGCGAGAACCTGCGGCTGGCGCGCCCCGACGCGAGCGATGACGAGCTTCGCGCGGCGCTGGCCGGGGCCCGGCTTCTGGACTGGGTGGACGGGCTGCCGGACGGCCTGGACACGCTCGTCGGCGAGCAGGGCGCACGGCTCTCGGGCGGTCAGCGGCAGCGGCTGGCGCTGGCCCGCGCGCTGCTGGCGGACTTCCCGGTGCTGGTGCTGGACGAACCGGCGGAGCACCTGGACCTCCCCACGGCCGACGCGCTGACGGCCGACCTGCTGTCGGCGACCCAGGGGCGCACCACCGTCCTGATCACGCACCGGCTGGCGGGTCTGGACGCGGTGGACGAGGTGATCGTGCTCGACGGGGGCCGGGCCGTCCAGCGCGGGACGTACGAGGAACTGGCCTCGGCCGACGGGCCGTTCCGCCGGATGCTGGAGCGCGAGACTGCGGAGGACGGAGCCCTGGAAGGCGGAGTCCTGGTGGCCGCCGGGCACTTGAGCGCTGGGCACTTGGGCGCTGGCTAG
- the cydB gene encoding cytochrome d ubiquinol oxidase subunit II, producing MNLHDFWFLLIAFLWTGYFFLEGFDFGIGVLTKLLARDRTERRVLINTIGPVWDGNEVWLITAAGATFAAFPDWYATLFSGFYLPLLAILVCLIVRGVAFEYRHKRPEDRWQRNWEHAIFWCSLLPAFLWGAIFANLVHGVPIGRDGNYAGGLADLITPYALLGGAVTLVLFTFHGAVFAALKTSGDIRTRARRHATGLGLATVVVTVPFLVWTQSASGNARSLVAVVIAVLALAVALVMNRRGREGWAFGLSGVAIAAAVAMLFLALFPDVMPSSLDPKWSLTAANAASSPYTLKIMTWVGAIMMPLIMAYQAWTYWVFRKRIGTRHIPAAH from the coding sequence ATGAACCTTCACGACTTCTGGTTTCTGCTGATCGCCTTCCTGTGGACGGGCTACTTCTTCCTGGAGGGCTTCGACTTCGGCATCGGCGTGCTGACCAAGCTGCTCGCCCGCGACCGCACCGAGCGCCGGGTTCTGATCAACACGATCGGGCCGGTGTGGGACGGCAATGAGGTCTGGCTGATCACGGCGGCCGGGGCGACCTTCGCCGCCTTCCCCGACTGGTACGCGACACTCTTCAGCGGCTTCTATCTGCCGCTGCTGGCCATCCTGGTCTGCCTGATCGTGCGCGGTGTCGCCTTCGAATACCGGCACAAGCGCCCCGAGGACCGCTGGCAGCGCAACTGGGAGCATGCGATCTTCTGGTGCTCGCTGCTGCCCGCTTTCCTCTGGGGCGCGATCTTCGCCAATCTGGTGCACGGGGTGCCGATCGGCCGGGACGGGAACTACGCGGGCGGTCTGGCGGACCTGATCACGCCGTACGCCCTGCTGGGCGGGGCGGTCACGCTGGTGCTGTTCACCTTCCACGGCGCCGTCTTCGCCGCGCTCAAGACGTCCGGGGACATCCGGACGAGGGCACGGCGGCATGCGACCGGGCTGGGACTGGCCACCGTCGTGGTCACGGTGCCGTTCCTGGTCTGGACGCAGAGCGCCAGCGGGAACGCCCGCAGTCTGGTGGCGGTCGTCATCGCCGTCCTGGCGCTGGCAGTGGCGCTGGTCATGAACCGGCGGGGGCGTGAGGGCTGGGCGTTCGGGCTGTCCGGGGTGGCGATCGCGGCGGCTGTCGCGATGCTCTTCCTGGCCCTCTTCCCCGACGTCATGCCCTCCTCGCTGGACCCGAAGTGGAGCCTCACGGCGGCGAACGCGGCCTCCAGCCCCTATACGCTCAAGATCATGACGTGGGTCGGGGCGATCATGATGCCGCTGATCATGGCCTACCAGGCGTGGACGTACTGGGTCTTCCGTAAGCGCATCGGTACCCGGCACATCCCCGCCGCCCACTGA
- the htpX gene encoding zinc metalloprotease HtpX, with product MPHTRYAPDRGLTARMVTTMFFIGLLYVVFIGVLLALFKGAWLLIVIIAGGLFVAQFWFSDRIAAFSMGAREVTPQQAPELHGAVDRLCALADMPKPRVAIADTDVPNAFATGRNQRNALVCATTGLLRRLEPEELEGVLAHELSHVAHRDVAVMTIASFLGVLAGIMTRAALWSGLSRGSRNNNVGIAVLLIPLISAVVYAISFLLTRLLSRYRELSADRAGALLTGRPSALAAALTKVTGQMARIPTRDLRKVEPFNAFFFAPALSGESVSRLFSSHPTLERRLDQLARISAQLGQAGRG from the coding sequence ATGCCGCATACCCGCTATGCCCCGGACCGGGGCCTGACCGCCCGCATGGTCACGACGATGTTCTTCATCGGGCTGCTCTATGTGGTCTTCATCGGTGTGCTGCTCGCCCTCTTCAAGGGCGCCTGGCTGCTGATCGTGATCATCGCGGGAGGGCTGTTCGTGGCGCAGTTCTGGTTCAGCGACCGGATCGCGGCGTTCAGCATGGGCGCCCGGGAGGTCACCCCGCAGCAGGCCCCCGAGCTGCACGGTGCGGTGGACCGGCTGTGCGCGCTCGCGGACATGCCCAAGCCCCGGGTGGCCATCGCCGACACCGATGTGCCGAACGCCTTCGCCACCGGGCGCAATCAGCGCAACGCGCTGGTGTGCGCCACCACGGGGCTGCTGCGGCGGCTGGAGCCGGAGGAGCTGGAGGGCGTCCTCGCCCATGAGCTGTCGCATGTGGCGCACCGCGATGTGGCGGTCATGACCATCGCGTCCTTCCTCGGCGTGCTGGCGGGCATCATGACCCGCGCGGCGCTGTGGAGCGGGCTCAGCCGGGGCAGCCGCAACAACAACGTGGGCATCGCGGTGCTGCTCATCCCCCTGATCAGCGCCGTGGTCTATGCGATCAGCTTTCTGCTGACCCGGCTGCTGTCCCGCTATCGCGAGCTGTCCGCCGACCGCGCCGGCGCGCTGCTGACCGGGCGGCCCTCGGCGCTCGCCGCCGCGCTGACCAAGGTGACGGGGCAGATGGCCCGGATCCCGACCCGGGATCTGCGCAAGGTCGAGCCGTTCAACGCCTTCTTCTTCGCGCCCGCGCTCTCTGGGGAGAGCGTCAGCCGGCTGTTCTCCTCGCATCCGACGCTGGAGCGGCGGCTCGATCAGCTCGCCCGCATCTCCGCCCAGCTCGGCCAGGCGGGAAGGGGCTGA
- a CDS encoding cytochrome ubiquinol oxidase subunit I, whose protein sequence is MNLALAPETLARWQFGITTVYHFLFVPLTISLAAITAGLETAWVSTGKEKYFHATKFWGKLFLINIAMGVVTGIVQEFQFGMNWSDYSRFVGDVFGAPLAMEALLAFFFESTFIGLWIFGWDKLPKKIHCACIWIVSIGTILSSYFILAANSWMQHPTGYTIDKATGKAQLTDIWAVLTQNTTLVVVFHTLTAAFLTGAAFIIGISSFHLLRAKRRRERGEELGEQGKKQIGAMRASLRVGLVVAVIAGIGTALSGDQLGKVMFEQQPMKMAAAEALWDTQAPAPFSVFAVGDVSKGHNSVELEVPAALSFLAHSNFTDAVPGINDIAQREADAYGGQPDDYIPSIFMTFWGFRLMIGFGMTSFVAGLIGLWTTRRKRWLAPAFRTGEDEVPRLMLTKKREMSPLLSTWSWRIGILTMGFPLIANSFGWIFTEMGRQPWVVYGLMKTADAVSPGVSRTEVLISLGVFTLLYGVLAVIEVRLLTKYAKAGPDTDEKPPAKDPKLRLPSGGPGGPDGGAAAEDEDADKPLTFAY, encoded by the coding sequence GTGAATCTGGCTCTGGCGCCGGAGACGCTCGCCCGATGGCAGTTCGGCATCACCACCGTCTACCACTTCCTCTTCGTGCCACTGACGATCTCTCTCGCCGCGATCACGGCGGGTCTGGAGACCGCCTGGGTCAGCACGGGCAAGGAGAAGTACTTCCACGCCACCAAGTTCTGGGGCAAGCTCTTCCTGATCAACATCGCGATGGGTGTGGTCACCGGCATCGTGCAGGAGTTCCAGTTCGGCATGAACTGGTCGGACTACTCCCGCTTCGTCGGTGATGTCTTCGGTGCCCCGCTCGCGATGGAGGCCCTGCTGGCCTTCTTCTTCGAGTCCACCTTCATAGGTCTGTGGATCTTCGGCTGGGACAAGCTGCCCAAGAAGATCCACTGCGCCTGCATCTGGATCGTCTCGATCGGCACGATCCTCTCGTCGTACTTCATCCTGGCCGCCAACTCCTGGATGCAGCACCCGACCGGCTACACCATCGACAAGGCCACCGGAAAGGCCCAGCTCACCGACATCTGGGCGGTGCTGACCCAGAACACCACCCTCGTCGTGGTCTTCCACACCCTGACCGCGGCCTTCCTCACCGGCGCCGCCTTCATCATCGGCATCTCCTCCTTCCACCTGCTGCGGGCCAAGCGCCGCCGGGAGCGTGGCGAGGAGCTGGGCGAGCAGGGCAAGAAGCAGATCGGGGCGATGCGGGCCTCGCTGCGGGTGGGCCTGGTCGTCGCGGTCATCGCGGGGATCGGCACGGCGCTCAGCGGTGACCAGCTCGGCAAGGTGATGTTCGAGCAGCAGCCGATGAAGATGGCTGCGGCCGAGGCGCTGTGGGACACCCAGGCGCCCGCGCCCTTCTCGGTCTTCGCCGTCGGCGATGTCAGCAAGGGCCACAACAGCGTCGAGCTGGAGGTCCCCGCCGCGCTCTCCTTCCTGGCGCACAGCAACTTCACCGACGCCGTCCCCGGGATCAACGACATCGCCCAGCGGGAGGCCGACGCCTACGGCGGGCAGCCCGATGACTACATCCCCAGCATCTTCATGACCTTCTGGGGCTTCCGGCTGATGATCGGCTTCGGTATGACCTCGTTCGTCGCCGGACTGATCGGGCTGTGGACGACCCGGCGCAAGCGGTGGCTGGCACCCGCCTTCCGCACCGGCGAGGACGAGGTGCCCCGGCTCATGCTCACCAAGAAGCGCGAGATGAGCCCGCTGCTGTCCACCTGGTCCTGGCGGATCGGCATCCTCACCATGGGCTTCCCGCTGATCGCCAACTCCTTCGGCTGGATCTTCACCGAGATGGGCCGGCAGCCCTGGGTGGTCTACGGGCTGATGAAGACCGCCGACGCGGTCTCCCCCGGGGTCAGCCGGACCGAGGTGCTGATCTCGCTCGGCGTCTTCACGCTGCTGTACGGGGTGCTCGCGGTGATCGAGGTGCGGCTGCTGACCAAGTACGCCAAGGCCGGACCGGACACCGACGAGAAGCCGCCCGCCAAGGATCCGAAGCTGCGGCTGCCCTCGGGCGGTCCGGGCGGTCCGGACGGCGGTGCCGCCGCCGAGGACGAGGACGCCGACAAGCCGCTGACCTTCGCGTACTGA